A genomic window from Paenibacillus sp. FSL K6-0276 includes:
- a CDS encoding ABC transporter permease, whose translation MRISDISRLAWEQVKRRKVVTGLCMAGISIGCAAIIVALSIGDSAQSYTEREINRNFKMDEITVTPNSGIPSQKGGEGSGAPPADAKLDPGRLTAQKLEIVQSLRHVTAAAPFQELGYIQMTTIDNKITDVQLIGTDLRLLTKYDHKFKQGGPSDSVGMAVLNYGATVGLIDTETRQRLFDQLNTDPYNNKLMEQYNSLSMLPSDMYKQQVQLQSYDPTSQSGRSLVSSPIQIVGILDSGGNPDMAMYDKKIYVSLETGERLVEQLKLMNGTAGQKDVFNSAIVKVDSTDNIVQVEKLIQKLTLNTSTNLYQKEAMASTFSMVKKAALGIGVFILIIASISIIVAMTMSTHQRRRQIGIMKVLGANMGQIRNMFITEAALLGMLGGLLGIVFSYLIVFGINKLIGTAGMGMGEPLVITIPLMTLPIGIAFAVMTGVLSGIYPAISASRTNALTAIKRD comes from the coding sequence TTGAGGATTAGTGATATTTCACGTTTGGCTTGGGAGCAAGTCAAACGACGGAAAGTTGTCACAGGTCTTTGTATGGCTGGTATATCGATTGGCTGTGCTGCTATTATTGTTGCTTTAAGTATAGGAGATTCCGCGCAAAGCTATACGGAGCGGGAAATTAACCGAAATTTCAAAATGGATGAAATTACAGTGACTCCGAACAGCGGCATCCCTTCACAAAAGGGAGGCGAAGGAAGTGGAGCTCCTCCTGCTGATGCAAAGCTCGACCCCGGCAGGCTGACGGCTCAGAAACTGGAAATTGTTCAAAGCCTGCGGCATGTTACCGCAGCAGCACCTTTTCAAGAGCTTGGCTACATACAAATGACTACAATCGATAATAAAATTACTGACGTACAGCTTATAGGAACGGATCTTCGTTTGCTAACGAAATATGACCATAAATTTAAGCAGGGTGGTCCTTCTGATTCAGTTGGTATGGCAGTGTTGAACTATGGAGCAACTGTAGGATTGATTGATACCGAGACTCGACAGCGTCTTTTTGATCAACTGAATACAGATCCTTACAATAATAAGTTAATGGAACAGTACAACAGTTTAAGCATGCTTCCGTCGGATATGTACAAGCAACAGGTTCAATTACAGTCGTATGACCCTACTTCTCAAAGTGGACGATCTCTAGTCAGCTCACCGATTCAAATTGTTGGGATATTGGATAGTGGGGGGAACCCTGATATGGCGATGTACGACAAGAAGATCTACGTGTCGCTAGAGACTGGTGAGCGTCTGGTTGAACAACTGAAACTAATGAATGGAACTGCTGGACAGAAGGATGTCTTCAACTCAGCCATTGTAAAAGTCGACAGTACGGACAACATTGTTCAAGTGGAGAAGCTTATCCAGAAACTCACACTAAACACAAGCACGAACTTGTACCAAAAAGAGGCGATGGCTTCTACCTTCAGTATGGTCAAGAAAGCAGCGCTAGGTATTGGTGTATTTATTCTTATTATTGCTTCGATCTCGATTATTGTTGCGATGACCATGTCCACCCATCAACGTCGACGCCAGATCGGCATTATGAAAGTGCTAGGTGCCAATATGGGGCAGATCCGAAATATGTTCATTACAGAAGCGGCATTGCTCGGGATGCTGGGCGGCTTGCTCGGCATTGTCTTTTCGTACTTGATTGTATTTGGCATAAATAAGCTCATTGGTACCGCCGGAATGGGGATGGGTGAACCATTAGTAATTACTATTCCTCTGATGACCCTTCCAATAGGGATCGCATTTGCAGTGATGACAGGTGTACTATCGGGAATTTATCCGGCGATCAGCGCGTCCAGAACGAATGCGCTCACGGCGATAAAACGGGATTAG
- a CDS encoding efflux RND transporter periplasmic adaptor subunit — protein MKRRIKWIVLVLIIIAAGYFVYSKMYKTEAQLEPVEPPQAITFEVTQETITNSVQVKGNSQYEHETLVYAPYASKVTKWKVENGGQVKKGDLLFTLDQEALKNEIDTQEATTRKAQLEAELNEFVSQQDAENAALGTTESERIKALAAQETARLGDELNQVNADIQARELKEKKAKLKTALYHAPASGVFLFDSASEIPQTVTDNQYIGKIVDMNKLEFIALVGEQDVFRIKTGMKVGVKMTALKDLKLSGEVTKVSKFAKTASGQNATATSVPQFEVVISLQPDEHLIGGLSLSGEIETVRKENAIVVSSIAVMHEGDLSYVMLDKGNGEYERRDIKVGMETADKTEAVSGLKVGDVVVLQ, from the coding sequence ATGAAGAGGAGAATCAAGTGGATTGTATTAGTATTGATCATTATTGCAGCAGGTTATTTTGTATACAGCAAGATGTATAAAACCGAGGCACAGCTAGAACCTGTTGAACCGCCACAAGCGATAACTTTTGAAGTGACACAGGAAACCATCACGAACTCCGTTCAGGTCAAAGGAAATTCACAATATGAGCATGAAACGCTTGTATATGCACCGTATGCTTCAAAGGTAACCAAGTGGAAGGTTGAGAACGGTGGGCAAGTAAAGAAAGGGGATTTATTGTTTACCCTCGATCAGGAAGCCTTAAAGAATGAGATTGATACACAAGAGGCGACCACCCGAAAGGCTCAGCTAGAAGCAGAATTAAATGAATTTGTTAGTCAGCAGGATGCGGAGAATGCAGCCCTTGGAACAACAGAATCCGAACGTATAAAAGCACTCGCAGCTCAAGAAACAGCGCGGCTGGGGGATGAACTAAACCAAGTGAATGCTGATATACAGGCTCGTGAATTAAAAGAAAAGAAGGCTAAGCTTAAAACAGCGCTCTACCATGCTCCGGCATCTGGGGTTTTTCTATTCGATAGCGCGAGTGAAATTCCGCAAACAGTGACAGACAATCAATACATCGGAAAAATTGTAGATATGAACAAGCTTGAATTCATAGCTCTTGTTGGTGAACAAGATGTCTTCCGTATTAAGACGGGGATGAAGGTCGGTGTTAAAATGACAGCTTTAAAAGATTTAAAGCTATCTGGAGAAGTAACAAAGGTATCTAAATTTGCTAAGACTGCTTCGGGTCAGAATGCTACTGCTACTTCGGTTCCACAATTTGAAGTGGTAATCTCACTACAGCCTGACGAGCACTTGATTGGTGGACTAAGCTTGAGTGGAGAAATCGAGACTGTCCGCAAAGAAAATGCCATCGTTGTATCCAGCATCGCAGTAATGCATGAAGGAGATCTCTCCTACGTGATGCTGGATAAAGGCAATGGGGAATATGAACGAAGAGATATCAAAGTGGGCATGGAGACGGCAGACAAAACAGAGGCCGTCTCCGGGTTGAAAGTAGGAGATGTTGTTGTCCTTCAGTAA
- the nagZ gene encoding beta-N-acetylhexosaminidase produces the protein MSLEEKIGQMLLVGIDGTVLDDQAKRMIADDKVGGIILYKNNIQDLKGMISLVNSMKESNNGNPAPLFMSIDQEGGKVSRMPKEYASFPSNGTVGTRNDANAAEMMGKLLAREVISAGFNMNFAPVLDINSNPDNPVIGDRSFGNSAELVSTLGISEMKGIESEGVVPVVKHFPGHGDTSVDSHLDLPIVNMTAEELADLEWLPFQAAIKEGTDAVMVAHILFPKLDPDKPASLSSKIIGELLRGEMNYQGLVITDDLTMGAIMKNYNLANAAVDTVNAGSDILLIAHGYDNEQRVIDSLLDNVKKGKIQETRIDESVYRILALKAKYNLSDEPVPVPDLTELNKDIKSWRLTIEK, from the coding sequence ATGAGTCTCGAAGAGAAGATCGGACAAATGCTTCTTGTTGGTATTGATGGAACCGTTCTAGATGATCAAGCAAAAAGGATGATTGCTGATGACAAGGTCGGTGGAATCATCCTTTATAAGAATAATATTCAAGACTTAAAGGGAATGATCAGCCTTGTCAATTCCATGAAAGAGAGTAACAACGGTAATCCTGCCCCATTATTCATGAGTATCGATCAGGAGGGTGGAAAAGTCAGTCGGATGCCTAAGGAGTATGCTTCTTTCCCCTCTAATGGAACGGTGGGTACCCGTAATGATGCTAACGCTGCCGAAATGATGGGCAAGCTGCTCGCAAGAGAAGTGATTTCAGCCGGATTTAATATGAACTTTGCTCCCGTCCTTGATATCAATAGCAATCCAGATAATCCTGTGATTGGAGATCGTTCCTTTGGCAACTCCGCTGAACTAGTCAGTACACTAGGAATCTCCGAAATGAAGGGCATTGAGAGCGAAGGTGTTGTGCCCGTTGTTAAACATTTCCCTGGTCACGGTGATACTTCAGTCGATTCCCACCTTGATCTGCCGATTGTGAATATGACCGCTGAAGAGCTCGCAGATTTAGAATGGCTCCCTTTTCAAGCTGCGATTAAAGAGGGGACAGACGCCGTTATGGTCGCTCATATTTTGTTTCCAAAACTAGATCCTGATAAACCAGCATCTCTATCAAGTAAAATAATTGGTGAACTACTTCGTGGAGAAATGAATTATCAAGGACTCGTAATTACAGATGATCTAACTATGGGTGCTATCATGAAGAATTACAACCTTGCCAATGCGGCGGTAGATACCGTTAATGCAGGCAGTGATATCTTACTTATCGCACACGGCTATGATAATGAGCAACGAGTAATAGATTCACTACTGGACAATGTAAAAAAAGGTAAGATACAGGAAACACGGATTGATGAGAGCGTCTATCGGATTTTAGCATTGAAAGCTAAATATAATCTATCCGACGAGCCAGTTCCGGTTCCTGACCTTACCGAGCTAAACAAAGATATTAAATCTTGGAGACTTACGATTGAGAAATAG
- a CDS encoding ferritin, whose translation MKDGLVNALNEQMNFEFYSAHVYLAMAAYCSGESLDGFANFFLIQAEEERFHAMKIYKFLNDRDNRATLEALPEPKNEYSSMLDTFEHAFAHEQQNTKRFYHLADLALDEREHATIYFLKWFIDEQVEEEALFSNIISKLKRIDKDSNAFYMLDAEFAARTFTAPAE comes from the coding sequence ATGAAAGATGGATTAGTAAACGCACTTAATGAACAGATGAATTTCGAGTTTTATTCCGCTCATGTTTATCTAGCTATGGCTGCCTATTGTTCCGGTGAAAGTCTGGATGGTTTTGCGAACTTTTTCTTGATTCAAGCAGAAGAAGAACGATTCCATGCCATGAAAATCTATAAGTTCCTTAATGATCGAGATAATCGGGCTACCCTTGAAGCATTACCAGAGCCGAAGAACGAGTACTCTTCGATGCTGGATACTTTTGAACATGCGTTCGCGCATGAACAACAAAACACGAAACGGTTCTATCATTTGGCTGACTTGGCACTGGATGAGCGTGAGCATGCAACGATCTATTTCTTGAAATGGTTTATTGACGAGCAAGTTGAAGAAGAAGCGCTCTTTAGCAACATTATTAGTAAACTGAAACGAATTGATAAAGATAGCAACGCCTTCTACATGCTGGATGCTGAATTTGCTGCACGAACTTTTACAGCTCCTGCTGAATAA
- a CDS encoding PQQ-binding-like beta-propeller repeat protein, with translation MIQSLQKRMIKVIAVASIALPLTSSASMSVIFAEKAVISTSNPYYNEVKAPLLVPVWSSPLAILKEDRTTGQDVTALAENGKVFALQQNKKLVALNATTGKKMWEFGSALAPLFTYSNGFIYGLTQSGSLYAVNEAGKKAWSASLSLPKATNIQRLGSTIYVTQEEQLAAVDAVSGKIKWKVEEKSGNFTGLTELMETDGVVIRSYLSQGALTTTGLAAYDSLTGKKLWDQTRQWWPLAVKDGLLYSITNTLMMDDDTVNRNVKVSVFNVKTGELKGERLYKWTDTENKDGAFTFGGVNGTAFLDGNDFYIFQGRKLVKYDFWNYSAEGKPVQTWTSMAKEKDYPLNQVHMQRMLYSNYDTGTLSALKLGNGQVVVLNNGENPVVQTDLFGNVVYSGQSDGLFHAYDMLTLKPIFTVNTGSRNFAPSLKTGGMLMIRTDNKLLAIKLPSSIK, from the coding sequence ATGATTCAGTCTTTGCAGAAGAGAATGATTAAAGTGATAGCTGTAGCAAGTATTGCATTGCCATTAACAAGCAGCGCTTCAATGTCAGTCATTTTTGCTGAAAAAGCAGTCATAAGCACAAGTAATCCCTACTACAATGAAGTCAAAGCACCCCTTCTTGTACCTGTATGGTCATCACCGCTCGCCATCTTAAAGGAAGATAGAACCACAGGGCAGGACGTTACAGCACTTGCGGAGAATGGGAAGGTCTTTGCCTTGCAGCAGAATAAAAAATTAGTCGCATTGAATGCTACAACAGGTAAAAAAATGTGGGAATTCGGAAGTGCATTAGCCCCATTGTTCACGTACAGTAATGGATTTATCTACGGACTGACCCAAAGTGGCTCCCTATATGCCGTTAATGAAGCAGGTAAAAAAGCATGGTCAGCTTCCTTATCGCTACCGAAAGCAACAAACATACAGCGCTTAGGATCCACCATTTATGTTACCCAAGAGGAGCAATTAGCAGCAGTTGATGCCGTCAGTGGAAAGATCAAATGGAAGGTTGAGGAGAAGAGCGGTAACTTTACAGGCTTAACTGAACTTATGGAAACTGATGGAGTTGTAATTCGGAGTTATCTATCTCAGGGAGCTTTAACAACTACCGGACTTGCCGCTTATGACAGTCTGACAGGCAAAAAACTATGGGACCAGACCCGACAATGGTGGCCACTAGCAGTAAAGGATGGCCTTCTCTACTCCATTACCAATACGTTAATGATGGATGATGATACTGTAAATCGTAATGTTAAAGTTTCTGTATTCAACGTAAAGACGGGTGAACTTAAAGGAGAACGTTTATATAAATGGACAGATACCGAGAATAAAGATGGAGCATTCACATTTGGTGGTGTAAATGGGACCGCGTTCTTGGACGGAAATGACTTCTATATTTTTCAGGGCAGAAAGCTTGTGAAATATGATTTCTGGAATTACTCAGCGGAAGGTAAGCCAGTTCAAACCTGGACCTCTATGGCTAAAGAGAAAGATTATCCTCTAAACCAAGTCCATATGCAAAGAATGTTATATTCCAATTATGATACAGGGACGTTATCCGCACTCAAACTTGGAAATGGTCAGGTCGTAGTCCTCAATAATGGTGAGAATCCTGTAGTTCAGACGGATCTTTTCGGAAACGTGGTTTATAGCGGACAATCAGATGGCCTATTTCATGCTTATGACATGTTGACGTTGAAGCCTATTTTCACCGTGAATACCGGCTCCCGTAACTTTGCCCCTTCGCTTAAAACTGGAGGAATGCTGATGATCCGGACAGATAATAAGCTGCTTGCCATAAAACTTCCTTCTTCTATAAAATAA
- a CDS encoding cation diffusion facilitator family transporter, translating into MENYNDIKQGEKGAWLSIVAYIFLSAIKLFIGKVAGSQALLADGLNNSTDIIASIAVLIGLKISRRPPDSNHSYGHFRAETVASLIASFIMIVVGLQVLYQGVNKFIQHELESPDLIAAWTAVGCAVVMMGVYMYNIRLARSINSNAMRAVALDNRSDALVSIGAFVGIVASGFGIPWLDPLTAIIVGLIICKTAWDIFSKATHDLTDGFDAEELELMKETVAEIDGVQSIKDIKARIHGNNVLVDTTVLVDSELSVVQSHDITEEIEEQLKDRHQVSNVLVHIEPVLK; encoded by the coding sequence TTGGAAAATTACAACGACATCAAACAAGGCGAAAAAGGAGCTTGGCTAAGCATAGTTGCTTATATCTTCCTATCAGCCATCAAGCTGTTCATTGGTAAGGTTGCGGGATCACAAGCGTTGCTTGCAGACGGACTAAACAACAGCACTGATATTATTGCTTCTATCGCCGTACTAATCGGACTCAAGATTTCCAGAAGACCGCCGGATTCTAATCACAGCTACGGGCATTTCAGAGCGGAGACCGTAGCATCATTAATTGCCTCATTCATTATGATTGTGGTAGGACTTCAAGTGTTGTATCAGGGCGTGAACAAATTTATCCAACACGAACTAGAAAGTCCGGATCTTATAGCAGCCTGGACGGCAGTCGGTTGTGCTGTAGTAATGATGGGTGTGTATATGTATAACATTAGGCTCGCCCGCTCCATTAACAGTAACGCAATGCGGGCAGTAGCACTGGATAATCGATCAGATGCTTTAGTTAGTATAGGCGCTTTTGTCGGGATTGTGGCTTCCGGATTTGGAATTCCTTGGCTTGATCCGCTTACAGCGATTATTGTCGGCCTGATCATCTGCAAGACGGCATGGGATATCTTTAGCAAAGCAACACATGATTTAACGGACGGATTTGATGCGGAAGAGCTTGAACTGATGAAAGAAACCGTAGCTGAAATTGACGGAGTGCAATCCATTAAAGATATCAAAGCCCGCATCCATGGGAACAACGTGCTAGTGGATACAACCGTGTTAGTGGATTCCGAGCTAAGTGTGGTGCAGAGCCATGATATTACGGAAGAAATTGAAGAACAATTGAAAGACCGACACCAAGTTTCAAATGTACTTGTACACATTGAACCGGTACTGAAGTAG
- a CDS encoding metallophosphoesterase, translating to MKTLRMLASGFAMLLILGLVNLYIGYHVWLLVHEWFSGASSGLFWTLFVLVAFAYVVGMIPWPKIMKPLARFFKVIGSYYLACMEFAIIMLPLADLLYVLLGWMGVDRSLYISEAGGTLLIILIVFLVWGSINAWSTVIRTHPIPIDKSIGTSTPLTIAVASDLHLGNIVGNRHLKKMVAQMNAMKPDVILLAGDVLDDSIEPFIRNSMSEQLKQLKARYGVYAVLGNHEYYGGSIKEYTDLMSSIGIKVLQDEVEEVAGTYIVGRKDKTAENMEAGGRMSVSSLLDGLDLMRPVIMMDHQPTGFDVAAQEGVDILLSGHTHRGQIAPNHWITKRLFELDWGYLRKDNLHVVVSSGYGTWGPPIRLASRSEIIKLEVMLEGTKQYSEEAVSTKTVLI from the coding sequence ATGAAAACATTACGCATGTTAGCTTCAGGGTTTGCAATGCTACTAATACTGGGCCTAGTAAATTTGTACATTGGGTATCACGTTTGGCTGCTTGTTCATGAATGGTTTTCGGGTGCTTCCTCCGGTTTGTTCTGGACATTATTCGTGCTTGTTGCATTTGCGTATGTTGTCGGAATGATACCATGGCCTAAAATAATGAAACCATTAGCCAGATTCTTTAAAGTGATTGGATCGTATTATCTAGCTTGCATGGAATTTGCTATTATCATGTTGCCTTTAGCGGACCTGTTATATGTGCTACTCGGATGGATGGGAGTTGATCGCTCGCTCTACATCTCTGAAGCGGGAGGTACACTACTGATAATACTAATTGTTTTTCTAGTCTGGGGTTCGATCAATGCTTGGAGTACAGTTATCCGTACGCATCCCATTCCCATCGATAAATCCATCGGAACCAGTACGCCATTAACCATCGCGGTTGCTTCTGATTTGCATTTAGGAAATATCGTGGGCAATCGGCATCTCAAAAAAATGGTAGCACAAATGAACGCTATGAAACCTGATGTAATTTTGCTGGCTGGGGATGTACTTGACGATAGTATAGAGCCTTTTATTCGTAATAGTATGAGTGAACAGCTGAAACAATTAAAAGCACGTTATGGTGTCTACGCAGTGCTGGGCAATCACGAATATTATGGTGGTTCGATTAAGGAATATACCGATTTGATGAGTAGCATAGGCATTAAAGTCCTACAGGATGAGGTTGAAGAAGTGGCAGGAACGTATATTGTAGGTCGAAAAGATAAGACTGCTGAGAATATGGAAGCCGGTGGTAGAATGAGCGTAAGCTCGTTATTGGATGGCCTCGATCTGATGCGTCCTGTGATAATGATGGATCATCAGCCTACCGGTTTCGATGTCGCAGCTCAGGAAGGGGTAGATATTCTGCTCTCCGGTCATACGCACCGTGGACAGATTGCTCCAAATCACTGGATCACCAAACGTTTATTCGAACTGGACTGGGGATACCTCCGCAAGGATAACTTGCATGTAGTTGTCTCCTCTGGATACGGGACATGGGGACCTCCGATTCGTTTAGCCAGCCGTTCGGAGATCATTAAGCTTGAGGTGATGTTAGAAGGTACTAAACAATACAGCGAAGAAGCCGTATCCACAAAGACGGTATTAATCTAA